One window of Bacteroidales bacterium genomic DNA carries:
- a CDS encoding SRPBCC family protein produces the protein MFTGKNSMTTIESKIGEINNNDKVIYNFLSDFNNFKSLIPQDKISNWESTEDTCYFNISGVGEFGMKITEKTPSSLIKISNSHNVPFDFNLWVQLKQVGENDTRIKLTIKANLNPMIKMVAKNPLQKMVDTIVDQLAVKFNK, from the coding sequence ATGTTTACAGGAAAAAATTCAATGACAACTATTGAGAGTAAAATCGGGGAAATTAATAATAACGATAAGGTTATTTATAATTTCTTGTCTGATTTTAATAATTTTAAAAGTTTAATTCCACAGGATAAAATTAGTAACTGGGAATCGACAGAAGATACTTGTTATTTCAACATTTCAGGAGTTGGTGAATTTGGCATGAAAATAACTGAAAAAACACCATCATCACTGATTAAAATTTCTAATAGTCATAATGTTCCTTTTGATTTTAATTTATGGGTGCAATTAAAACAAGTTGGCGAAAACGATACAAGAATAAAACTAACAATAAAAGCTAACCTGAACCCAATGATAAAAATGGTTGCAAAAAATCCATTGCAAAAAATGGTGGATACTATTGTTGATCAATTAGCTGTTAAGTTTAACAAATGA